GATGAGGAGATTAGCTCATTAACTGTACACAGCTGGTCAGTGAAGTGTCCTGTGGGCCTATGCTATATTAGAATTTAGGTTATTACTAGAATGTTTGGTATCCAGTATGAATGGTTCAGTAATTACTTTGTGCAAAGCCTCTTTacatattatcccatttaatgcCCATAGTAGCCCTAGGAAATTTGTACCATTGCTATCCTCAGCGTAGgtacagtgaaggaaactgaggcttagaaacgTTGGGTAGCTTGCCCATTCTTCTCAGCTCCCAAGGGCTGGAGCTGAACTTGGACCCACTGCTTCCTGGCTGCTAGCGAGCTGTGCTGTTAACTACCTCTGATCCAGCCCCTCCTCCGCAGGTGCAGGCCTGGTGTGATCTTCCATTTGGACAGAGTGAAAGAGAACAATGGAGAAGGACTCTGGCCCACTGTAAGTGCCCAGTGAAATGGGGGTGGAATAGTCAGGAGCTTTTCAAAACCAGAGTTTCTTTCATCATCTGAAAAGGGCACTGAGCCAAGACTGCTGGACAGCTTGGGCTATGGGAGGAAGGACGTGTAGGCCAGGGACTTGTGTTCGAGTTCCAGCTCTGCCCTGAGTCTAGGCAAGTCATCTAACCTCTCTGGGATTTATTTGCGTTTATACAGAGATAGGATTGTTCTGGAATGGTGACCTTTTTGATCCCATCCTATGGTTCCatgctgttttgtttgttctttgtttttttaaacacggTTGGCACCGATTTCTTACTGTTCCGTTTTCAGAGTGCCTTTACATTGGATCGGCTTTGGCTATGCAGCACTGGTTGCTTCCGGCGGGATCATCGGCTATGCGAAAGCAGGTATGGTTtgtagttatttaacctcttaaaATCTTGTTCCCGGTGAAGAATGAGTCCCCAGGGTCCTCAAACTGCAGTCTTGTTGGAGTCAAGTTTGCGTTAGGCCCTCTCGCTGGAGTGCAGGCTTATTATCAGCCCTGTAGCTCCTCCTGCACTTGCCTTGCAGTTATCTGGCTGAGCTACGCCAGGCTTCTTGTGCAGTCACTTGTTTTTGACTCTTTAGATAAAGAGACCGGTTAGGGATGGTAGTAGATTGTTATTATCATCACCTGCCATACATCAGCCTTGACCCCAGAGGGCCATCTCTGCTCTTCAAGCAGGAGGAAACCTCTAGTCTTCGCAGAAGCAGTTTTGAAGTCTCCGCATTAAGTCAGGCACAGGTGTGTCAGTGAACGTGCTTGTTTCCACCCCCCTCCTTGCCGGCGTCCCCCTCGCCATCACACACTCCAGAATTCTTGCTCCCCAGATCATTTTGTAACTCACTGACCCTGTTTCCCTTTCCTCTGGGGATGAGCCCAAGGTCCTGCCCTTGGAGAGTTCCAGTCCTTGCAGGGTTAATCAGGCCTGGCTCGgagcccttcctttctccctgggGGGAGGTGTCCTGCCTGTCAGAGGAAAGGGGACCCGTGTGGTACGACCCTGACCTCTCTGGTAAAACAGCAAACTCCCCCGAACATTTTCCTGCTTGAGAATGCCTTGGTCCTGAACCGCGTTGAGAGACGTTCTCTTTGCTGTTTTCCTCCGCAGGGGAGGGCGGTCGGGTGGCTTCTGTCAGTGGGATGAGCGTCTGCCATTGCAATGCAGCTGTGTGTTTGCTTCCCTCCAGGCAGTGTCCCGTCCCTGGCTGCCGGACTCCTCTTCGGTGGATTAGCGGGCCTCGGTGCCTATCAGCTGTCTCAGGATCCAAGGAACATTTGGGTTTTCTTAGGTATGTCGGTTTCAGTGTCTCCCTGATACATCCCTGGGTTGGTGGGATGTGACAGGTTCTTCACATTACGACAGTTTTACTGCTGCTGCCAAGTCCTAGGGAAGTTTTgaaatgggggcgggggggtgcgtCTTGTGCTGGTTTCTACTTATCTTTTATGTACAGAATATGGAAAGGTTTTCATACCTCATGAATGTAGATTTACCCAGTGAAATAAGTGTTAAACTTGTGTAAGGCAAACATGTGTCTCTTAACCATTGTGATTGCCCGCTGAAGACCGTCTGCTTGAGCATCCCTAAAGGACCATGCGTCTGGGTTAGGTTTGCATCAGTATTGCATTTTTCCcatttgaaaatcatttgttAGCCCTTTAGATGTGAACTAAGTGTGTAAGATGTAggccctgccttcagggaggctTTACCTTCACTGGGGACATAGAACGTGACTGGGGCTGCTGCAGTGTCCTGTGACCAGCACAGACGGCGAGGAGCGCGGGGAGGGCAAGGTTACTTATCAGGGTGGCTTTGGTGCATTTTTCCTGAGCTCCACCCTGCGTCAGACACCCTGCTGGGTGTGTGGGCCCCTCGCTGTCCCCACAAACCCACAGGATGAGAGAACATGCAGGGAGCAGGCGTGTCGCGGTGGTTTGTCCGAGTTGGCCtgggctgggaaggaggaagcACCCAGCTCTCGGCCCTGCTCGGCGGCTCCCTCtcgccagcccccagccccggaGTTACTCTCAGGCCTCTTTGTCCCCCTTCTGACCCCGCTCCTCCACTCCAGCGAACAACCTCACCATctacttgaagaagaaacagcaGCCGTCACGTGGAGACTCCCTGCTGCCATCGGCCTCTAAGCCTTCCCCTGTCCTGTTTCTCTCGTCTCCAAGGCTGGTCCCTCCGCCAGGCTTTGGGTCTCTACTCTTCACCTTCTCCGGAGCTTTACACCGTCAGTGATGCCGGCTCTTCCTCGTATCCTGCCTCTCAGGTGGATCCCACCCATTGATGCTCCGATGTGCTCATCTctcacccatttaaaaaaaaaaaaaaaaaaaaaaggacctctCGTGACCCCACTGCTTTCTTCAGTGGCTGCCCTTCTGCTTCCTCTTCAGgaacttctcttaaaaaaaatccattacacTCGCATCTTCACTTCCTCACCTCACATTCTCAGCCCACTTCGGCCTCCACTTCTGTCCCCTTAGTCCACGGGAGTAGCTCTCCCCGAGGCTGCCAGGAACCTGTACGCTTCAAAATTCAGCGTACACTCTTCAGCCCTCATTTTGTTTGGCCTTTTAGCTGTTCTCAGCACAGTACACCAATCCATTTTCcgttctcttgtttttcctttttattttctgattcccttttgtctgttttgtcgACCTGTCTTCCATTTCAACCATTAGATATTGAGGTTCTTAAAACCTGGCTCTTTTAATCTTCTTTATACTCTCTCACTTGGCAGTATGGTTGAAGCCCAGGTCTTAAATTACCACCGATAACACAAATGACTCACAAATTTCTCTCTCCTCCAAGCTTTACTCTTCGTATATCCAGTTGCCTGCTTGAAAGCGTTCAGCTGTGTCATGGCATCTGCCCAAACCTGGCTCCCTGTCCTCACACACGCTTGGTCTCCTGGTGTCCTCCCTCCATCTGGGTCTCCgttgctctcctcccctccatctCTGTCTGATTCATCAGCAAGTCCTGTCAACACTACCTGCCACTCGTATCCCAGGCCGTCCCCTTCCCTACCTCCACGGCCACCATCCACGCCCCAGTTAGCCCCCCTCTTGCCTGCATTCCCGAGGAGGTTTCTCAGTTGGTGCCCTACCTCCTCTCTGTTTTCCCTGGAGTGTGTTCCCTGTGGTACAGCCACAGTTATATTTGCAGAATGCAGCTCTTTGTATGTATCCCTCTGCgtaatatcttttcatggcttttcATTGCTCTTCGGAAGAAGACCGCAGTCCGTCCCGTGGCCCTCGAGGCTCCGTAGGCTGTGGCCCTCTTCCTCACGCAATCTCGGTTTCTGTGCCACACCACGCCTAGCAGCCCCCTCTCACCGCGGGGCCCCGCGTACGTTacgccctctgcctggaacgcgCTTTCCTCCCCTTGAGCTCGTTAATCGCGACTCTCGACATCGCGGCTCCACCTTCGCTTTCTCAGCAAGTCCTTCTCCCTGAATGGGCTGGATCCCCTGTTCATCACGTTATGTGTATTGCATTAATTGCGCCTGTAGCACAGATTATACTTCTGAGTCTTTATTTGTGTGATTCTTTCAAGTTAGTCCTGTCAAACTCAAAGCACCGTCAGGGCAGagatctttttgatgacagttgtGTTCCCAGCACCTGGTGCGGCGCACGGCAGGTGGTCGGTATGTGAATAGATGTCGAGTGGGAGGAGCCTAAGGGCGTCGAGTGGGAGGAGCCTAAGGGCGCACAGGGTAAATAGCATCGGCGTAGGAAAGATGTAGTTTTCTCCTACAGCGGTTTAGGAGAAAACTAAGAAATTTAGGGCTGAAGAATGgtaggaggtgaggctggagaggcaggcTGGGCTCAGACACTGAGAGCCTTTGATTCCAGTGTTTGTACTTAGTCCCGTTGACTGTGGGTGGCCGTGGAGCTCCCCGACTCGGGGAAGGAGGAGGTATGAGATGAGGTCTGGGCCCTTGAAAGATGGGTGGGAGTTTGGCCACGTTTTCATCCTCCTACATATAAGGTGTAGTGATCTTTGActctttttatctttccatcAGTTACATCTGGAACCTTGGCTGGCATTATGGGAATGAGATTCTACCACTCTGGAAAATTTATGCCTGCAGGCTTAATTGCAGGTGCCAGGTACCCTCTGCTCTATTGCTAGTTCTAGTTTAATGCCCCAAACACTTTAGACATTCAAAATTTTACTTGTTTCAGTATATCTGATGCTGAGCATCGACTGGaatgatttaaatttatatacaaatagGGAAGGCTGCAAAAACAGCAGATTTAATGTCAAAACGAAATAAGTATATTCATTCACTTTGGAAATGGTTTTGCTTTCACATTTGCTCTCTGGTCCATCCTGGCCTCTTTCTGCAGTGGAGGAGGCTTCAGTGCAAAGCCATGACTGCAGCCGTTAGTGTGACTTTCAGCATGGGGTCCATGTTTCTTAGTTGTAAGTTGTCCTTTATTATTGAAAGTTTTGCTGAAAGGGAATCTGATTGAATCCTATTTAACGTTAATCGTAATTAACTTTAATTATAAAATCCAAACCAGATTGTTCTTAAAAATGTAGTCTTTAAGTATAATAAAGATACCCcccaaaatagaatttttaaaaatctgctttggAAAAAGGTTATTTACCCAACTTTGATCATAGTTACGATGCTGTCaagaataatgttttataatcAGCATAGACCAAGGTCAAGAGCTGTAAACTGGGAGGCTAGAGACCTACCACTGATGACCTGTATGACTGGGGAGGCCTTGGTCTCTCCAgccttgttttctcatctttgaatGATTGGCTGTTAGATTAGGAACTTCAACTCACGTGTATGATTTCAAAGCCCCGGTGTGGGACTGCCTTTGGCGTGTTCTTCCTGTGGCACCTCCAGGCGTGGGAGTTCATCTCCGCTTGCTCTGCCTTGGCACCTCCTCACCATGTAGTTGTGAGGGACCTGCTGAGTCCCAGCCCCTTAAAAATAGTCAAGTGCCTGTGCTGttctttatctgatttttttttttttatgtgtttccTTTGAACAGTTTGCTGATGGTCGCCAAACTTGGAATTAGTGTGTTGGGTAAACCCCATGAGTAGTAGTCATGGCCCAGCTTGGACTcatgaagaattttaaaattttcactatttttagcatattaagataaataagtacagcATTTTCACATATTCTGacattttacttaaaaacaaaccaaaaaaacccaactttgCAGAGAAAAATGTCAGTTATTATCATTACAACCCTAAAGAGGTGGGTAGAGTGTAACACAAGAGCTTCTTCCTATAGTAGAAGCATACAGTTTGATTCTTGTATGTTGGTGTTATCTGTTCTTTCTGAATCTGTAGGTAAAATCTCCAGGGATAAAATGTAAGGTGTCGCCATTGGGGTCCCTGAAACCCTGTACCCTACTCAGAGGAACAGTGTGAAAAAGATCTGTTAATGAGATTTAGGGTATCTGTTCTTTTGCTTATCTTAGAGCACAGACCTACTTTgaaattatgttaagtgaaatcaatgaaaataaagtttactgtaaataatattttcttcggTGTCTTTGTTGCCAGAGCTGTCTAGAACATAGAATGAGATGTGAATAGCAAGAAGACAAAAGAGCATGAAGGTGtttttgttaacattttatttaggaaTTACCCATCCTGAATAATTTAAAGACCAAGGAAGGaaagttatttattatttgattGTACATTGCATTGAGCCTTGGATTTCTAAGATTAGTAGGACTGTgtaaccaaaaaaagagaaaaaaaagaaaaaaatgaaattgttgTTAACCAGCGCTGAGTTAACTCATTCTGGTACCCCTTACTttagtttcctcctctttaaagaaaagggatATTTGCTACAATACCTCAATCCTAACTGGTATTGATTGGATTTAGAATATGTAATTCAGGCATATACAATTTTGTGGATTGGCTTAAGCTCCTTGAAAGGAGtcctagtttcctcatctttgttGTGTATGCCATGGTTTGACGTGTCTGCcagggccctttttttttttttaatttcttttattgaagtatagttgatttacagtgtgttaatttctactgtacagcaaagtgattcagttatacatatgtatatacattctttttcattttcttttccattatggtttacacagaatattgaatatagttccctgtgctatacagtaggaccttgttgtttatccattctatatataatagtttgcatctgctaatcccaaactcccgatccatccatctcccacctgccctcccacttggcaaccacaagtctgttatctgtgtctgtgagtctgtttcatagataagttcatttgtgtcatgttttagattccacatagaagtgatatcatatttgtctttctctttctgacttacttcatttagtatgacaatctctaggtccatccatgttgctgcaaatggccttatttcattcttttttatggctgagtagtattccattgtaaatgtgtaccacatgttctttatccatttatctgttgatggacatttaggttgtttctatgtcttggctattgtaaatagtgctgcagtgaacattggggtgcatgtgtctttttgaattacagttttctccagatgtgtgcccaggagtgggattgtaggatcCTATGGCAACTCTATCtttatagttttttgaggaacctccatactgtttttcacagtggctgcaccaatttacattcccacaacagtgtagtagagttcccttttctccacaccctctccagcatttgttgtttgtagactttttaataatggccattctgagtggtgtgaggtgatacctcattatagttttgatttgtagttctttaataattagcgatgttgagcatccttttcatgtgcctattggccatctgtatgtcttctttggagaaatgtctatttaggtcttctgcacatttttcgattgggttgtttatttttttgttattgagttgtatgagctgtttatatattttggaaatgaacaGGACTCCTTCTTAAAGCATAATGCCCATAGCTCTACACAGATGGGGTGTGACCAGGATACTGGATTCTAGACCACACATTTCTGTTAGTACAACCAGAATCAAAATAAGATTTTTGGACAGCCCCATCACAGCAGTGACTCATTAAGCTTTTGGTCCACTGACACCCCAGTTCTTTTTCTCACATGCTGCTGTTAATAATAACTACTCATAGATAAGAATGGGTTGATGCTTGATGTCACATACTTGCAGGtattttgattaaataaaaaagTCCATAGTTCCTGGCATAGTCAGTAATTGCCTTTTATCATATAGTTATACCAAATTCATAGTTTAAATAATacagacaggggcttccctggtggtgcagtggttgagaatctgcctgtcaatgcaggggacatgggttcgagccctggtctgggaagatcccacatgccgcggagcaagtaggcccgtgagccacaattactgagcctgcgtgtctggagcctgtgctccgcaacaagagaggccgcgataatgagaggcccacgcaccgcgatgaagagtggcccccacttgccacaactagagaaagccctggcacagaaacgaagacccaacacagccataaataaataaataaataaaataaataaacccaaaagttaaaaaaaaaaataaaaataataaaaaataatacagacaaaTCCATTTCCAAACAGTTCATTGGTATCTGGTATGATTTTATGCCCTGGTGAATCAGATTATTGTGATCTCAAACATTAGTCCTGTACAGTCTaaaggaaaatggacaaagaaaatcaAGTAAGCAGAACATTTTCTTTgtcccttttatattttaaaagttgatttttaTGGAAATGTGTTTGGGAGGAAAGAAACAGCTGGTTGTAGTTAGTGTTACAAAGGTCAGGACACCCACAGGTAGGCTGGGTTTCTCTTGAGCAGAGAGGAGACGCCTGTGTATTGTTTGTGTTCACAGAGCTTCATCTCCGTGCTTGTTTCCCTGAGCGCTGCTTCTGTGTGAGGGTCGGCTGGACGTGAACATCAGTTATGACTAGTTGTTCCCCAAACGTTTGAATCATATATGAATTGTAAGAACAGAGGCACAGAAAAAGATTGTTCTAAACGAAAGATAGTCATTCTGTTCATCAGAAAAAGCACATTTTGGGTTCTGAGCTAGCCCTTCAGCAATCGTCATGATAAATAGCTACTTCAAATATTATGGTTAAATGTATTTAATAGTCCTCGTCagtattttctgtcttctccattCGTGCGTGTGacatgtgcgtgcgtgtgcaccCAAACTAACCCTTGGCTGTTGACGATTAAGGCACTTGTGATGGTGGAGGCATCAGGCGGCCATAGACTGTCCAAAGCTCCCATCCTTCCAGAAGGGATTTCAAATCATGATGCGAGGCCCTGGTTTTTCTTCTGTCATGAAGTGTTTCCTAAGGGCACCAATTTTGGCCACCTTCAGTTCTAGGGTTGGGGCACCAGCCTTAGACTCTGAGTGACAACGATTCCCTGGAGGTGGGAATTAGTTTAGGTCCAAGGTAGATCCCTGTGTGACTGGTCCTGTGGTCACCTGTGAGAGTTCTAAGGCTGCCTACAGTTctaaggggtgggggtgggggtggggtggggtggggtggggtgcctTCATGGCCCAGTAGCCTTGACAGGGTCCTTGCTAAGAACCCCTTCCTCTCCCCGGCAAAGTTTCCCAAGTACTTACTGTCCTAAGATTGTgctgggtcccagaaggaaaagaaaaacaaagcatggCTTGCCATCGTAGAGTCTAGTGGAGAACACTGACATCTAGACAAGCAAAGGCAATATAGAAATACATGGCCAATAGAGGTAGGTAGACATTACCCCAGGGGCACAAGAAAGTGGTCAATTCTCTTCAGGGAGTCTAGGAGGGCTTCACAGAGGGGATGGGGgttgagctgagccttgaaggatgaggaATTCATAAACAAGGACAGACAAATGTTGCAGGTAGAGGGAAGGTATGTGCAGTGCCTCTGAGGCATGACACTGCCTCGCGCAGTTGGGTACCTACAAGTTGTTTGGTGTGAATAGCATAGAGCGGGTGAGGTTGGCAACAGCAGGAGATGAGACTGAAAGGCAAGGtcaaatctagatgaccttgacaTCCCCAGCTAAAGGTTTGAATATAATCCATTTTCCCCctcatttttgttgtattttgtttcATCATTTTTGTTGGTTTTCGTTTCATAAAGATTTGTGGAAGCTCTCTGTATATAATGGGCACAGGTcctttattatatattacattttctccCAACCTATTGTGtgtcttttaactttgtttatagtttctgtACGTCTTTACATAGTCAGATCTTAATATTACTTCATTGCTTTACAAAGTTCTTTCTTATTCCAAATTATAAAAATACTCACCTAGTTCACAAGGTCgtttaaaattgagataaaatatgCTTGTGATAAAGAATGCATGTAAGACAGAAGGGCATACAGCAAAATTGTTTCCTTCTGATCCCAGACCCTTAGTCTCTCAACTTAAGAGgtagccattatttatttattgtcccaGAAGTTTTCTGTGAGTATAAAACATAGAAATGTATCCTTTTTTGGTTACTGTTAAGACAAGTGAGGGCACAGAATTAACACTGAGTTACACTTTGCTACACTGTATCACACTTAACACCTTTTCTTTATCTGGACATGGAGacctacctcattctttttagtggcttTTTAATTATATGATGTGGCTATCTAGTTTACCATTCCCCTACTGACAGAAAGGTACCTTGTTTAAAGCTTTTCGCTATTAAAAAAATGCCGTACCAAGGAACATCACTAAGTCCCGGTGCACATGTGCAAATGAATCTTTAGGTTATACCCCTAAAAGCTGAGTCAAAGCAGatgagcatttaaaattttaattgtccGCAAAAAGAGTTGTACGGATTTACACTCCCATCAATAGCGGTTGAGAGattttgtttcctcatctttgcTAACATTGCGTATTATCAGATTTTTAATCTTTGACACATTAAGCTAGGGgtctgcaaactttttctgtaaatggccATTTACAGA
This genomic interval from Balaenoptera ricei isolate mBalRic1 chromosome 11, mBalRic1.hap2, whole genome shotgun sequence contains the following:
- the LOC132374330 gene encoding transmembrane protein 14C isoform X1, with translation MEKDSGPLVPLHWIGFGYAALVASGGIIGYAKAGSVPSLAAGLLFGGLAGLGAYQLSQDPRNIWVFLANNLTIYLKKKQQPSRGDSLLPSASKPSPVLFLSSPRLVPPPGFGSLLFTFSGALHRQ
- the LOC132374330 gene encoding transmembrane protein 14C isoform X2 encodes the protein MEKDSGPLVPLHWIGFGYAALVASGGIIGYAKAGSVPSLAAGLLFGGLAGLGAYQLSQDPRNIWVFLVTSGTLAGIMGMRFYHSGKFMPAGLIAGASLLMVAKLGISVLGKPHE